AGCTCGTCGAGGAGCGTGTCGGCCAGGGCGCGGATGTCGGCGTAACCCACTCCGTCCCCCGCCAGTGCGACCGCCGCGTGGAGCCGCTCGCGCGCCCCCGTCTCCGCCTCCGCGTCGCGCTCGGTGATCGACCCGACCTCGAAGATCGCCTGCGGGTACGGGTGGCCGAGATTGACCGCCAGCGTCTCCAGCAGTCCCGGCAGGAGAGACACGCGGAGCATCGTCTGCTCCACGGAGATCGGGTTGTCCAGCCGCACGTGCGGGCGCGGGGGCAGTCCACACCACTCGTACGTGCGTTCCTCGTTGCCCAGCGCCAGGGTGACCACCTCGAGGCAGCCGCAGCCGGCGAGAACCTCGCGGACACGGTCGGCGAATTGCTGGCGGGGGTGCGGGGCGGCGATCGTCGCCGAGGCCAGCCCCGCTTCCGGCAGGCGGTCGTAGCCGAAGGCGATCGCCGCGTCCTCGACGAGATCGCGCGGGTGCATCACGTCGGCCCGCCAGGCCGGCACGCGGACCGCTACGGCTCCCTCCCCTTTCGGCTCCGCGTCGTGCCGCATTCGCCGCAGCAGCCCGGCGAGCTCCCGGGCGTCCCACCCGACGCCGATCAGGCGCGAGGACTCCGCGACGTCGACCGTGAGCTCCTGGGGAGCGAGGTCCGGCGTGACCCGCGACCCCCCCGGGTACCGCACCGTGACCGTCTCGGCCCGGGCTTCCGGGCAGCTCTCGAGTAGGCTGGTGACGACGATGTTCAGCGCCTTGTCGATCTGGCGGTCCTCGTGTCCGGTCACGTCGATCAGGACATGGCGAGTGGAGGTGGTGACGCGGGTCTCCTCGCTGTTGATGATCGGCGGCATCGAAAGGACGTTCCCCCGGGCGTCCTCCAGCAACGGCACCAGCGGGCAGCCGTCGAGGAGGCGGGCGAACGCCCTCCCTTTCGGATGGATCTCGAGGATCCGAGCCGGCGTCATCGCCTCGCGGGGTTCGGCCCCGAGCGGAACGAAGCGCACGCCCTCCCGGGGCACGGCCCGGTATCGCAGCTCCGTGCCGGCCACCCGGTCGAGGTCGTAAACCCCGATCGAGGCGAGCTTGCGGTCGCGTCCCAGCGCCCAGTGCACGTTTTCCTGGAGCTTCATCAGGGAGCGCAGCCGCGCGTCGTCCAGCGAGAGACCGCGGACGACCGCCGCGGCGATGCGGGGCCGCCGGACCTCCGGCCCGTTCAGCGCCGGGTCGACCGTCACGGAGAACGGTCCCTCGCCGACGGCGTAGCGGGGCGCTCCCTCCTCGTAACCGAGGAATCCTCTCAGGGCGCGCGCGAGTCCCGGAACGTCGAACAGATCCGGCCGGACGGCGAGCAGCTCCATCTTCAGAACTCGTCCCGTCCCCGCCGGCTCCGCCCCGCCGGCGCGCAGGTCGGCGCCGCAACCGTCACAGCTCGGCGAGGGGCCCTCCCCCTTCGGGGAGTCGGTGAGTGCCCCGCAGCGGAGGCACCGGTGGCGTTCGATCTCGGCCCATCCCTCGACCGAGCAGCCGAAGCGGTGCAGTTCCTCCTCGAGACGCTCGGGAGACATCGGCCGGCCCAGCGCCGCGAACAGATCCTCGACCGCGAGCCCTACGACCGGCACGTGGGCACCTCCGCAAGCCAGTCCAGGTGCGCCAGGTAGATTTCGCGGATGTCGCCCAGCTCGTACCGGAACATGGCCAGCCTCTCCAGCCCCAGCCCCCAGGCGAGGACCGGCACCCGGCACCCCAGCGGCTCCGTGACCTCCGGCCGGAAGACGCCGGCTCCGCCCATCTCGACCCAATCGGACCGCGAGTCCATCCAGACGAAGGCCTCGACCGACGGTTCGGTGTACGGGAAGAAAGCCGGCCGGAACTGGACGCGCTCGAAGCCCATCTTGCGGTAGAAAACCCGGAGGAGCGTCAGGAGGGCGGCGAACGAAGCGCGCTCGTCGATGACGATCCCGTCGACCTGGTGGAAGACCGGCAGGTGCTTGTAGTCGATCGTCTCGCGGCGGAAGACGGGGCCGACGCAGAACACCTTCCGCGGTGGCCGCGGATCCGCGGCGAGCGCTCGCACGGTGGCGGCGGTGGTGTGCGTCCGCAGCACGGCGCGCTCCGCCATTTCCCGGCTCCACCGGTAGCGCCAGCCGGTCGAACCGGTCTCACCCCCCGTCTCGTGCGTCCGGCGGACGCGCTCGACCACCTCTTCCGCCGGCAACGGGCAGCGGTCGGGATTCGCCACGTAGAAGGTGTCCTGCATGTCCCGGGCGGGGTGGTCCTGCGGCTGGAACAGCGCGTCGAAGTCCCAGAAGGCCGATTCCACCCACGGGCTTTCCGTCTCCTCGAAGCCCATGTCCAGGAAGACCCGCCTCGTCTCGTCGAGGATGCGACGGAAAGGATGCCGCTTCCCCAGCGGCCGGCGTCCCGCCGGCAGAGAGACGTCGTAGGCGCGGAAGGTGACTTCCCGCCACTTTCCCGACACGAGCAGTTCGGTGGTGACCTCGGTCACTTCCCGGCGGATCTCGACTCCCGCCGCCAACCGCTCGCGTCCCGCCTCCGTGAGCCGGGCGTGCCGCCTTGTCCGGCGCTTCTCCTGGACGACACCCGGACGCTTCGCCAGCTCCGCCAAGGCCCCGGCCACGTCGACCCCCGCCTCGGCGAGCGCTTCTTCCGCGACCGGTCCGCTGCGCGCCAGGTGCTCCACCAACCGCTCGGCGGCCGACGGAGGCGGAGCCGTCTCGATGACCTCGGGAGCGAGCACGAGCTCCGCACCCTCCTTGCGGGCCCAGCCCCGGGCGGCGAGCCAGCGGAGCGATTCGCCGACCTCCCTCGGGTCCAGTCCCCCTTTCGCCGGCAGATCCTTGAGAGCTGCGCGCCCCCCCAGCCGGGCCAGGGCCTCCAGCACCCGGCGTTCCGGGAACCGCCCTCCGGGCCAACCGCGCGCCTTCGGGCCGAGCCGCAGTTCGCGCCGGACCGCCTCCCTCACCTCGACCAGGCCGCGTGCGGCGAGCGTGGTCACCGCGCCGGCGACCGGGCTCTGATCGACGCCGAGCCGCGACGCGAGTTCCGGCACCTCGATCGGTCCGTCCGCTTCGCCGAGTTCGCGAAGCACCCGCGCTTCGATCTCGCGCAGCGGGCTGGCCTCCGATGGGGTCATGCGCGCGTCCTCCGGTGCGGCGCGGAGCGGCGGGCGATTCTAGCAGCCCGGCGAAATCGCGGGCGACCGCCCGAGCGTGACCGCCCGCGCGCCTATAATCGGCCCGGAGGTGTCGATGGCTGCGTCCGCGGGGAGCACCGGATCGACCGAGGTGACGATCGGAGGGAGGCGCTTCCGGCTGCGCGGGGAGGATCCCAAGCTGCTCCGGCGCCTCGCCCGGGAGGTGGACGAGACCATCCGGGCCCTTGCCGGCGGCGGCGCCGCGGACGATCCCCGCGTGGCGGTGCTCGCCGCCCTCAATTTCGCCGGCGATCGGGACGAACTCGAAGCGCGGGCGAAGGGCGCGGCCGAGGAGATCCGCCGCCGCGCGGCAGCCCTCCGGCGCCGCCTGGAACGGCTCCGGGAAGCCGGCGTGCCCTCGTCTTGACCCCCGGCACCGGCCCCCGCATACTGGCGACGATCGGCAGGCCTCCGGCGGTTGGCGATCGCGACCGGATCGCAATCGAGCCAACACCAACACGCCGGGAGCCTGGACTCCGCCGGTGGTGCGCAGGCCCGCTCCGGCTTCGGCCGCGACCGGGAAGCCTAAGCCGGCGGGAGGGCACCCACTTGGTCGTCGAGGCATCGACGCCGCATCCGGGCGCCCCTGCCCGGAGGCGCTGCCGGTCCATGCACCACAGGCCGCCCCGAGGCGCCGGATCTCGCCCATGTCTTCCCTGGTGACCACGCTGACGCTGCTCGCCGTCCTCTTCGGGGTGGGGTGCATCCTGCTCGGTGCGGCGCTGCTCCGCCTGCGCGGCACCGTCCGGCGGCTCCGGACCACGCTGGACACGGCGCGAGCCGAGATGGACACGCGGGCGAGGCGTCGGGCCGAACGGCTCGCCGCCGAGGCCCGTGCCGAACTCGAGGCGGAGTTCGAGCGCCGCCTGAAACGGCTGGAGCGGCGCGAGCGCGAGGTGGAGCGCCGACGTGCGGCGCTCGCCGAGCGCCGCTCCCGGCTGGAGGAACGGGCCGCCCGTCTCGACGGCCGCGCGGAGGAACTGAGCGAGAGAGCGACGGCCCTCGACGCGCGCGCGGCGGCGCTCGACGAGCGCGAGCAGCGGGTCGCGGACGGGGAACAGGCCCTGCGGGCCGAGCTCGAGAAGGTGGCCGGCCTCACGGCGGAGGAGGCGCGCGAGCGCCTGATCGGCGAGGTGGAGCGCGAAGTCCGGGACGAGATCGCCCGGGTGGTGGAGCGCGCCGAGCGAGAGGCGCGAGCGTCGGCGGAACGGCGCGCCCGGGCCCTGGTGATCGACGCGATGGGATCGATCCGGAACGCGGTGGCGGGCGAAGCGACGGTCTCGGTCGTTCGCCTGCCGTCGGACGAGATGAAGGGTCGCGTGATCGGCCGCGAGGGGCGCAACATCCGCGCTCTCGAACTCGCCACCGGCGTCGACCTGCTCGTCGACGACACGCCGGAGGCGATCCTTCTCTCCTGCTGGGACCCGCGCCGGCGAACGATCGCGGCGCGCGCGCTCCAGAAGCTGGTCGAGGACGGACGCATCCACCCGGCCCGGATCGAGGAGGTGGTGGCGAAGACGCGCGAAGAAGTCGAGGAGGAGGCGCGGGCCCGTGGCGAGGAAACGGCCTACGAACTCGGAATCACCGGCCTACACGAGAGGCTGGTCCTCCTCGTCGGGCGACTCGCCTTCATCACCGCCGGGGGCCGCACCCTGCTCGCGCGGTCGACGGAGGTGGCCCTCCTCGCCGGTGCGATCGCCGACGAGCTCGGACTCGGTGGCGAAGCCCTCCGGCGCGCCGGTCTGCTCCACGAGATCGCGCGCGCGGACGACGCCCCGCTTCTGGCCCACCCCGCCGTGGCGAGCGCGGAGGTGGCGGCCCGCTACGGTGAGCGTCCCGAAGTGACCGATCCGATCCGGGCGCTGGCCCAGCCAGCCGACGCGCCCCGCCGTCCGGGTGGGGTCGTGCTCGCCACGGCCCGGCGGCTGGCGCTGGCCCGGCCGGGAGCGCGTCACCACAACCTCCAGCGCCACATGGACCGCCTGCGCGGGATCGAGAAGCTGGCGCTGGCTCATCCGGGGGTCGAGCGGGCCATGGCCGTGCGCGCCGGGCGGCAGCTTCGCGTGCACGTCCGGGCGTCGGAAGCGAGCGACGAAGACGCGCGGTTGCTGGCCCGCCGGCTGGCGAAGGAGATCGAGCGGCGGTCCGATTTCAACGGGTCGATCCGCGTGATCGTGATCCGCGAGACGCGGGCCATCGCGTACGCGGTGTGAGGGCGGAATGGCTGCGGGACCGAGCCGGCCGCTCCCCGGGACGCGGGTGGAGCCGCTCACCGTCTCTCAACTGAACGAGCTCGCCGACCAGGTGCTCGGCAACGAGTTCGGGGCGGTGTGGGTGGCCGGTGAGATCTCGCGGTTTCTCGCCCACCGCTCGGGCCATTGGTACTTCACACTGAAGGACGACAAGGCGGCCGTCTCGGCGGCGATGTTCCGGAGCCGGAACGCCCTCGTGCGCTTCGAGCCGCGCGACGGCCTCGAGGTGCTCTGCCTCGCCCGCCCCGCGATCTACGTCCCCCAGGGGCGGTACCAGGTGATCGTGGAGTCGATGGAGCCCCGCGGCCGCGGCGCCCGGGCGCTCGCCCTCGAGCAGCTGCGGGCGCGGCTGGCGGCGGAGGGGTTGTTCGACGCCGAGCGCAAGCGTCCTCTCCCGGTGCTGCCGCGCCGCATCGGGGTGGTCACGAGCCCGGACGGAGCCGCGTTGCGGGACGTTCTCCGGGTTCTCCGCCGCCGCTTCGCCGGAGTCACGGTGCTCGTCGTCCCGGCCCAGGTGCAGGGTGAAGGAGCTCCTGAATCGATCGTCGAGGCGCTCCGCGCCGCGGATCGCGCCGGGACCGACGTCATCCTGCTCGTCCGCGGCGGCGGCGCGCGGGAGGATCTCGAGGCCTTCGACGACGAGCGCGTCGTCCGCGCCGTGGCCGCTTGCAAGACGCCGATCGTCAGCGGCGTCGGCCACGAGATCGACACGACGCTCGCCGACCTCGCCGCCGACGTCCGGGCCGCCACCCCCTCCGCGGCTGCCGAGCTGGTGGTCCGGGAGCGGCAGCAGCTCGTCGACAGGGTCGCCGCGCTCCGCGTGGCGCTCGCCCGCGCGATGCGGCATGCCCTCGACCGGCGCCGGGGGCGCCTCGCCGAGCTGGCGGGAGCGCGCGGGCTGGGCCGGGTGCCGGGCCGGATCCATCGCGCCGAGCTCGAAACGGCCGAGCTGCTCCGGCGAGCGGAGCGCGCCCAGCGGACGCGCCTGCGTTCGCTCCGGGAGCGGCTGGAACGGGCCTCCCGGAGGCTCCGTCCGGAATCGTGGCTCGGCCGCCTGGGGCGATGGCGCGAGCGATGCCGTGGACTCGCGATCCGCGCGCGCGAAGCGCACCGGTCGCGCCTGGCGGCTGCCCGCGGGCGGCTCGAGCGGGCACGGGCACGCCTCGGTGCCCTCTCCCCTCTGGCCGTTCTCGAAAGGGGCTACGTCCTGGTCACCGCGGGCGGTCCGGAGGGCCCGGTGATCGACGATCCGCACCGGCTTCGGCGCGGCGAAGAGGTGCATCTGCGCTGGGCGCGCGGAGCGGCGAGCGCCCGCGTTCTCGATCTTTTCTTGCCGGCCGACCGCGGCGACGCGGGGAGGAAGGAGGACCCGTGACCGAACCGACGCGGAACGGGAAGGCGCAGCCCCCCGAGGGGGAGACCTTCGAAGCCTCGCTGGCGCGACTGGAGGAGATCGTCAGGAAGCTGGAGGAGGGCGAGATCGACCTCGACCGGAGTGTGCGCCTGTTCGAAGAGGGGGTGGCGCTGGCCCGAAAGCTCGAGGCGCGCCTCGCGGACGCGGAGATGCGGGTGGAGAAGCTGCTCGACGCCTCCGGGGCGACGGCGCCGTTCGAGGATTCCCCGCCGGAAGAGGGAGGCGCGGCACCTTGAGGGAGGCGCCCGCGGTCGTTCCCCGGTGGAAGGAGGCGGTGGAGCGCGATCTCGCCGCCACGCTGGAGCGTACCGGAGCCGAGGCGCCGCGCCTGGCGGAGGCCATGCGCCACGCGGTGCTCGGCGGCGGCAAGCGGCTTCGTCCGCTCGTCGTTCTGGCGACCGCCCACGCCCTGGGGGCCGACACGTCTCGGGCCCTTCCCGCCGCCTCCGCCGTCGAGCTCGTCCACTGCTACAGCCTCGTCCACGACGATCTGCCGTCGATGGATGACGACGTGCTTCGCCGCGGCCGCCCGACGGTCCATGTCGCGTACGGCGAGGCCCTCGCGGTCCTCGCCGGCGATGCGCTTCAAAGCCTGGCGTTCGAGCGCCTCTTCGACTCCGAGCTGCCGCCCGGGACGGTGCGACAACAGGGCCTGGTGCTCGCCCGCGCCGCCGGGGCGTCGGGAATGGCCGGCGGCCAGGCCCTCGACCTCGCTGCGTCGCGCGGCGCGACGACCGCAGCCGAGCTCCGCCGGATGCAGGAGCTGAAAACCGGCGCGCTCCTCGCCGCCAGCTTCGAGCTCGGAGCGCTGGCCGCCGGCGCTCCGCCCGGGGAGGTCGCCCGCCTCGGTGACGCAGGCCGGAAGGCGGGCCTGGCGTTCCAGATCAGGGACGACGTTCTCGACCGGACGGGCGCGACCGAGCGGCTCGGCAAGACGGCCGGCAAGGACGACCGCCAGATGAAAGCGACCTGGCCCGCGCTGGTCGGACTGGACGGGGCGACCCGTCTCGCCGAGGAGCTGGCGGCGGAAGTGCTGGCCCTGCTCGCCGATCTCGGCCCCCGGGCCGAGCCCCTGCGCTGGCTCGTCCAGCGGCTGATCGAGCGTCCCGCCTGATGAGCGCGGTCCGGAGGCGGCTCGATCTCGAGGTCGTGGCGCGTGGCCTGGCGCCCAGCCGCGAGCGCGCCCGCGCCCTCATCCTCGCCGGCCGCATCCGGGTCGACGGGAGGCTCCGGGACAAGCCCGGCGCCACGGTCGCGCCCGGATCGCGCGTGGAGCTGGTTCCCGGCCGCCGCCCGTACGCTTCGCGCGGAGGGGAGAAGCTCGCGCCGGTGCTGGAGCCGCTCGGAGTCCGTCCCGCGGGACTCGACTGCCTCGACGTCGGCGCGTCCACCGGCGGGTTCACCGACGTTCTGCTCCGGGCCGGCGCCCGCAGCGTCACCTGTGTCGACGTCGGCCGGGGGCTGCTCGACGAGAGGCTCCGGCGCGACCCGCGCGTCCGGGTGCTGGAAGGGATCAACGCCCGGCACCTCACGCCGGAACTCGTTTCGCCGCCCTACGGGCTGGTCACGGCCGATCTCTCGTTCATATCCTTGACCCTCGTGCTGCCGGCCATCCTGCCGCTCGCGCCCGAGGGGCAGATCGTGTGTCTGGTCAAGCCGCAGTTCGAGCTCTCCCGGCGCGAGGTCGGTCGCGGCGGCGTGGTGCGCGATCTGGAGGGCCGGCGCCGGGCGGTGCTTCGCGTCGGGCGGCACCTCGAGGCGGCCGGCTGGCACGTCACCGGAGTGAAGCCCTCGCCGCTTCCCGGCCCGAAGGGGAACCGGGAGGTCTTCCTCGCCGCGCGCCCCGGCCCGCCCGGCGCCGGCATTCCGGAGCTGGCGGTGCTGGTCGAACAGGAGGTCCGCGATGAGCCGTAACCGCCACCGGGCGAGCGTCTCCACGGTCGCCCTCTTCTCGAAGCCGCATCCGGAGGCGACCGCGGTGCTCCGCCGGGTGGCCGCTTCCGTACAGCGGCGCGGCCTTCGACTCGTCACCGACGTCGAGACCGCGAAGGCGCTTGGCCGCGAGGACGGCCTGCCGCGCGCCGAGGCGGCGCGACGTGCGGACCTCCTGATCTCGGTCGGGGGCGACGGCACGCTCCTCGCGGCCGCCCGGGCGGTGAGCGGAGCCGGCACGCCGATTCTCGGCGTCAACCTCGGCAGCCTCGGGTTCCTCACCGAAACGCCCTGCGACGAGTTGGACCAGGTGCTCGAGGCGGCGATCGAGGGCACGGCGCCGGTCGAGATCCGGCACGCGCTCCAGGTGCGCCGCGACGGCGAGCCGACCAAACCGGAGAACACCGCACTGAACGACGTGGTCTTCTCCAAGCGCGATCTCGCCCGGCTGTTCACCCTCTCGGTCTTCGTCGACGACGGTTGGGTCGCCGACTACCGCGCCGACGGGCTGATCCTCGCCACGCCGACCGGATCGACCGCGTACAACCTCGCCGCGGGCGGCCCCGTCGTCGTTCCCCGGGTCGACGCCCTCGTGGCCACCCCGATCTGCCCGCACAGCCTCTCGCAGCGCCCCCTCATCCTCCCCGGATCGGCCAGGGTCACGGTGACCCTGGCGGAAGGCCAGGGGGCGGCTGACGTGCAGGTCACGCTCGACGGGCAGGTCGGCTTCCCTCTCGAGCCGGGTGAGCGCATCCTCGTCCAGCGGAGTCCGAACCCCGTGCGGCTGATCCGCCCGCCGGGCCGGTCGTTCTTCTCGGTCCTCCGCGACAAGCTCGGCTGGGGCCGTCATTGACCCGATCCCCCGGCGGCGCTGCTCCCGGTCCCTTGGCCCTCTGGTCGTGGGCTCTGTACGACTTCGCCAACTCGGCTTTCACGACGCTCGTCGTGACCTTCATCTACTCGACGTGGTTCACGAAAGCGATGGCCACGACCGAAGCGCGCGGTACCGCGCTCTGGGGACGAGGCATCGCCGTTTCCTCGATCCTGATCGCGCTCCTCGCTCCTGCTGTCGGTGCCGCCGCCGACCGGCGCGCCCGCCGCCGCCTCTACCTGAGCGGCCTGACCGCCGGCACGATCCTCGCGACCGCCCTGCTCGCCTTCGTGCCCCCGCCGCACGCCCTCGTCGCCCTCGCCCTGTTCTGCGCCGCGAACGTGCTCTACGAGCTGGCCCTGTCGCTGTACAACGGCTTTCTGCCCGGCCTCGCGCCGGACGGCCGGGGGGCGGGGCGCCTGTCCGGGCTGGCCTGGGGTTTCGGGTACGTCGGCGGGCTGCTGTGCCTCGTGGTCGGCCTCGTCATGGTGAAGCTGCCCTGGCTCGACGGGCCGGGAGGCTTCAAGTACCGAGCGACCAACCTGCTCGTCGCCGGCTGGTACCTGGTCTTCGCCCTCCCGGCGCTTCTGTTCCTCCCGGAGCCCGCCCCGCCCGATCCGGAGGCGACCTGGAAGGTCTCCCGCATCGCGGGAACGGTCGCCCGCCTGGCGCGTTACCGGCAGGCCCTCCGCCTGCTGGTGGCGCGTCTGATCTACAACGACGGGATCGTCGCCGTCTTCTCCTTCGGCGGCATCTATGCCGCGAACGAGTTCGGCTTCAGCTTCGAGGAGATCCTCTGGTTCGGGATCACCCTGAACGTGGCCGCCGGCGCCGGGTCGTTCCTCTTCGCCTTCGTGGACGAGAGGTTCGGCGGCCGGGTGACCGTTCTCACGACGCTGGCCGGGCTCACGGCGGCAACCGCCCTCGCGGTCGTCGCCGACAGCAAGGCCGCCCTCTGGGTCGCGGGAGTGGCGATCGGTCTGCTGGTCGGCCCCAACCAGTCCGCCTCTCGCAGCCTGATGTCCCGCTTCGTTCCGCGGTCGGCCGCGGGGGAGTTCTTCGGGCTGTACGCCTTCTCCGGCAAGCTCACCTCGTTCGCGGCGCCGCTCCTGCTGAGCCAGCTCACCGGCTGGACCGGCAGTCACCGGATCGGGGTCGCCAGCGTGATCGCCTTCT
The genomic region above belongs to Acidobacteriota bacterium and contains:
- a CDS encoding TlyA family RNA methyltransferase: MSAVRRRLDLEVVARGLAPSRERARALILAGRIRVDGRLRDKPGATVAPGSRVELVPGRRPYASRGGEKLAPVLEPLGVRPAGLDCLDVGASTGGFTDVLLRAGARSVTCVDVGRGLLDERLRRDPRVRVLEGINARHLTPELVSPPYGLVTADLSFISLTLVLPAILPLAPEGQIVCLVKPQFELSRREVGRGGVVRDLEGRRRAVLRVGRHLEAAGWHVTGVKPSPLPGPKGNREVFLAARPGPPGAGIPELAVLVEQEVRDEP
- a CDS encoding MFS transporter, with product MALWSWALYDFANSAFTTLVVTFIYSTWFTKAMATTEARGTALWGRGIAVSSILIALLAPAVGAAADRRARRRLYLSGLTAGTILATALLAFVPPPHALVALALFCAANVLYELALSLYNGFLPGLAPDGRGAGRLSGLAWGFGYVGGLLCLVVGLVMVKLPWLDGPGGFKYRATNLLVAGWYLVFALPALLFLPEPAPPDPEATWKVSRIAGTVARLARYRQALRLLVARLIYNDGIVAVFSFGGIYAANEFGFSFEEILWFGITLNVAAGAGSFLFAFVDERFGGRVTVLTTLAGLTAATALAVVADSKAALWVAGVAIGLLVGPNQSASRSLMSRFVPRSAAGEFFGLYAFSGKLTSFAAPLLLSQLTGWTGSHRIGVASVIAFFAAGGLLLWRVDEEEGRNFAVRCQAEFERAAADPLTSRR
- the xseB gene encoding exodeoxyribonuclease VII small subunit, which produces MPWTRDPRARSAPVAPGGCPRAARAGTGTPRCPLPSGRSRKGLRPGHRGRSGGPGDRRSAPASARRRGASALGARSGERPRSRSFLAGRPRRRGEEGGPVTEPTRNGKAQPPEGETFEASLARLEEIVRKLEEGEIDLDRSVRLFEEGVALARKLEARLADAEMRVEKLLDASGATAPFEDSPPEEGGAAP
- a CDS encoding phenylalanine--tRNA ligase subunit beta, with product MPVVGLAVEDLFAALGRPMSPERLEEELHRFGCSVEGWAEIERHRCLRCGALTDSPKGEGPSPSCDGCGADLRAGGAEPAGTGRVLKMELLAVRPDLFDVPGLARALRGFLGYEEGAPRYAVGEGPFSVTVDPALNGPEVRRPRIAAAVVRGLSLDDARLRSLMKLQENVHWALGRDRKLASIGVYDLDRVAGTELRYRAVPREGVRFVPLGAEPREAMTPARILEIHPKGRAFARLLDGCPLVPLLEDARGNVLSMPPIINSEETRVTTSTRHVLIDVTGHEDRQIDKALNIVVTSLLESCPEARAETVTVRYPGGSRVTPDLAPQELTVDVAESSRLIGVGWDARELAGLLRRMRHDAEPKGEGAVAVRVPAWRADVMHPRDLVEDAAIAFGYDRLPEAGLASATIAAPHPRQQFADRVREVLAGCGCLEVVTLALGNEERTYEWCGLPPRPHVRLDNPISVEQTMLRVSLLPGLLETLAVNLGHPYPQAIFEVGSITERDAEAETGARERLHAAVALAGDGVGYADIRALADTLLDELAVPAGDRSYEPSDAALFLAGRGARLGVRGAGERGLLGEVHPAVLERYRIVHPVAVMELDLEPFAADGAGPRRNDAGGPGR
- a CDS encoding polyprenyl synthetase family protein encodes the protein MRHAVLGGGKRLRPLVVLATAHALGADTSRALPAASAVELVHCYSLVHDDLPSMDDDVLRRGRPTVHVAYGEALAVLAGDALQSLAFERLFDSELPPGTVRQQGLVLARAAGASGMAGGQALDLAASRGATTAAELRRMQELKTGALLAASFELGALAAGAPPGEVARLGDAGRKAGLAFQIRDDVLDRTGATERLGKTAGKDDRQMKATWPALVGLDGATRLAEELAAEVLALLADLGPRAEPLRWLVQRLIERPA
- a CDS encoding DUF3552 domain-containing protein produces the protein MSSLVTTLTLLAVLFGVGCILLGAALLRLRGTVRRLRTTLDTARAEMDTRARRRAERLAAEARAELEAEFERRLKRLERREREVERRRAALAERRSRLEERAARLDGRAEELSERATALDARAAALDEREQRVADGEQALRAELEKVAGLTAEEARERLIGEVEREVRDEIARVVERAEREARASAERRARALVIDAMGSIRNAVAGEATVSVVRLPSDEMKGRVIGREGRNIRALELATGVDLLVDDTPEAILLSCWDPRRRTIAARALQKLVEDGRIHPARIEEVVAKTREEVEEEARARGEETAYELGITGLHERLVLLVGRLAFITAGGRTLLARSTEVALLAGAIADELGLGGEALRRAGLLHEIARADDAPLLAHPAVASAEVAARYGERPEVTDPIRALAQPADAPRRPGGVVLATARRLALARPGARHHNLQRHMDRLRGIEKLALAHPGVERAMAVRAGRQLRVHVRASEASDEDARLLARRLAKEIERRSDFNGSIRVIVIRETRAIAYAV
- the xseA gene encoding exodeoxyribonuclease VII large subunit; this encodes MAAGPSRPLPGTRVEPLTVSQLNELADQVLGNEFGAVWVAGEISRFLAHRSGHWYFTLKDDKAAVSAAMFRSRNALVRFEPRDGLEVLCLARPAIYVPQGRYQVIVESMEPRGRGARALALEQLRARLAAEGLFDAERKRPLPVLPRRIGVVTSPDGAALRDVLRVLRRRFAGVTVLVVPAQVQGEGAPESIVEALRAADRAGTDVILLVRGGGAREDLEAFDDERVVRAVAACKTPIVSGVGHEIDTTLADLAADVRAATPSAAAELVVRERQQLVDRVAALRVALARAMRHALDRRRGRLAELAGARGLGRVPGRIHRAELETAELLRRAERAQRTRLRSLRERLERASRRLRPESWLGRLGRWRERCRGLAIRAREAHRSRLAAARGRLERARARLGALSPLAVLERGYVLVTAGGPEGPVIDDPHRLRRGEEVHLRWARGAASARVLDLFLPADRGDAGRKEDP
- a CDS encoding NAD(+) kinase, which translates into the protein MSRNRHRASVSTVALFSKPHPEATAVLRRVAASVQRRGLRLVTDVETAKALGREDGLPRAEAARRADLLISVGGDGTLLAAARAVSGAGTPILGVNLGSLGFLTETPCDELDQVLEAAIEGTAPVEIRHALQVRRDGEPTKPENTALNDVVFSKRDLARLFTLSVFVDDGWVADYRADGLILATPTGSTAYNLAAGGPVVVPRVDALVATPICPHSLSQRPLILPGSARVTVTLAEGQGAADVQVTLDGQVGFPLEPGERILVQRSPNPVRLIRPPGRSFFSVLRDKLGWGRH
- a CDS encoding cell division protein ZapA translates to MAASAGSTGSTEVTIGGRRFRLRGEDPKLLRRLAREVDETIRALAGGGAADDPRVAVLAALNFAGDRDELEARAKGAAEEIRRRAAALRRRLERLREAGVPSS
- a CDS encoding phenylalanine--tRNA ligase subunit alpha; translation: MTPSEASPLREIEARVLRELGEADGPIEVPELASRLGVDQSPVAGAVTTLAARGLVEVREAVRRELRLGPKARGWPGGRFPERRVLEALARLGGRAALKDLPAKGGLDPREVGESLRWLAARGWARKEGAELVLAPEVIETAPPPSAAERLVEHLARSGPVAEEALAEAGVDVAGALAELAKRPGVVQEKRRTRRHARLTEAGRERLAAGVEIRREVTEVTTELLVSGKWREVTFRAYDVSLPAGRRPLGKRHPFRRILDETRRVFLDMGFEETESPWVESAFWDFDALFQPQDHPARDMQDTFYVANPDRCPLPAEEVVERVRRTHETGGETGSTGWRYRWSREMAERAVLRTHTTAATVRALAADPRPPRKVFCVGPVFRRETIDYKHLPVFHQVDGIVIDERASFAALLTLLRVFYRKMGFERVQFRPAFFPYTEPSVEAFVWMDSRSDWVEMGGAGVFRPEVTEPLGCRVPVLAWGLGLERLAMFRYELGDIREIYLAHLDWLAEVPTCRS